From the genome of Cytobacillus firmus, one region includes:
- a CDS encoding MarR family winged helix-turn-helix transcriptional regulator, which produces MHPNQSEFFHSINQFTRHFSKVLNESLVPLGLYAAQWTIIYRLKTGGPSTQKEISSYLGVEAPTMTRTLARLEKSGWITRTAGKDKREKLISLTDAAILEYDNWLAAVRSSESNVLQNITEEEISTMIKLMAKMRENMVPGT; this is translated from the coding sequence ATGCACCCTAATCAAAGTGAATTTTTTCATTCCATCAACCAATTTACACGCCATTTTTCCAAAGTACTTAATGAAAGTCTGGTGCCGCTTGGGTTATATGCGGCTCAATGGACGATTATTTACCGTCTGAAAACCGGAGGACCAAGCACTCAAAAAGAGATTTCCTCTTATTTGGGAGTTGAAGCTCCGACCATGACCAGGACATTGGCCCGTCTTGAGAAATCAGGCTGGATCACCAGAACAGCCGGCAAGGACAAACGCGAAAAACTGATTTCACTGACTGATGCAGCCATCCTGGAATACGACAATTGGCTTGCCGCAGTAAGATCAAGCGAAAGCAATGTCCTGCAGAACATTACGGAAGAAGAAATCAGCACGATGATCAAACTTATGGCAAAAATGAGAGAAAATATGGTACCAGGCACCTAG
- a CDS encoding alanine/glycine:cation symporter family protein yields the protein MDKLLEVVGDISGWLWGYPIILLLAGTGLYLTFLLGFFQFRYPVYIFKQTFGSVFKKPKGKGTVTPLQALTSALASTIGAANIVGVPAAIMFGGPGAVFWMWVIALIGMSIKFSESVLAIKYREKNEDGEYVGGPMYYMTKGLNMKWLGVIFAFALMIELIPSIMVQGNAVASAVGETFKIDGLYTGIAVALLVSLVVFGGIQRIGKVTEIFVPFMALIYVGAALVVLFMNLGKLPEVLELIFTYAFQPMSAIGGFAGAAIGEIIRWGFARGLYSNEAGLGTAPIAHAAATTDHPVRQGFWAIVGIVVDTLIVCTATAFVVLSSGVWTREGAMKDPSALTAAAFTEYFGSFGGILVAVSLVFFVISTIIVVVFYGSKMAEFLFGSFAGKAIKVVYIAAIVLGSVGAAKTIWQFLDLALAMILIPNIVAVLLLSKEVKQLKNEFFTSEKYYLKDIKKEDNAA from the coding sequence TTGGATAAGTTATTAGAAGTCGTAGGAGATATTTCAGGATGGCTGTGGGGATATCCCATCATCCTATTATTAGCTGGAACAGGTCTGTATTTAACCTTTTTGCTGGGTTTCTTCCAGTTCCGTTATCCGGTATATATTTTTAAACAGACATTCGGAAGTGTTTTTAAAAAGCCGAAGGGAAAAGGAACCGTTACACCTCTGCAGGCACTCACTTCAGCACTGGCTTCCACCATTGGAGCTGCGAATATTGTAGGTGTACCGGCAGCCATCATGTTTGGCGGCCCTGGAGCAGTCTTTTGGATGTGGGTCATTGCGCTAATTGGAATGTCCATTAAGTTCTCGGAAAGTGTATTGGCCATTAAGTATAGAGAGAAAAATGAAGATGGCGAATATGTGGGCGGCCCTATGTATTACATGACAAAAGGGCTTAACATGAAGTGGCTTGGTGTGATATTTGCCTTTGCGCTCATGATCGAATTAATCCCAAGCATCATGGTTCAGGGCAATGCAGTAGCGTCTGCGGTTGGAGAGACTTTTAAGATTGATGGCCTTTATACGGGCATCGCTGTAGCCTTACTGGTTTCATTGGTTGTTTTTGGCGGAATTCAGAGAATCGGCAAAGTTACTGAAATCTTCGTTCCGTTTATGGCTCTTATTTATGTAGGAGCAGCTTTAGTGGTTTTATTTATGAATCTGGGCAAGCTTCCTGAAGTGTTGGAATTAATCTTCACTTATGCGTTTCAGCCAATGTCAGCAATAGGCGGATTTGCCGGTGCGGCAATTGGCGAGATCATTCGCTGGGGATTTGCAAGAGGATTATATTCCAATGAGGCAGGACTTGGAACGGCACCGATTGCCCATGCGGCTGCCACAACCGATCACCCGGTGCGCCAGGGCTTCTGGGCAATTGTCGGAATTGTTGTTGATACACTGATTGTGTGTACAGCCACTGCATTTGTAGTGCTTTCATCAGGTGTGTGGACAAGGGAAGGGGCAATGAAGGATCCTTCAGCCCTGACAGCAGCGGCATTTACGGAGTACTTTGGATCATTTGGAGGTATTCTCGTAGCTGTATCACTCGTATTTTTTGTCATTTCAACGATCATTGTCGTCGTCTTTTATGGATCCAAAATGGCAGAATTCCTTTTTGGCTCTTTTGCCGGAAAAGCCATCAAAGTCGTTTACATTGCTGCCATTGTTCTTGGTTCAGTGGGAGCGGCGAAAACGATCTGGCAATTCCTTGACCTGGCACTTGCCATGATTTTGATACCGAACATCGTGGCTGTCCTCCTTCTGAGCAAAGAGGTAAAACAGCTGAAAAACGAGTTCTTTACTTCTGAAAAATATTATTTAAAGGATATTAAAAAAGAAGATAATGCTGCGTAA
- a CDS encoding carbohydrate kinase — translation MNDKELLILQLIKEDPFIAQNELADKTGLSRSAVAGYISSLTKQGKILGRAYVLPQKKEVLCVGGANVDRKIQTTGQLQFGTSNPAESSQSCGGVARNIAENLGRLGCDVGLMTVVGDDPEGEWLLEYTKAFADITPSQLLAGSTTGTYTAVLDLEGEMAVALADMSIYESVNREFVEKKWGYLASSEMVILDTNFPPKVLEQIIKRCYEENIPLCITPVSAPKIKNLPEDLKGVTWLIANKNEAEALTGIEISNEGDFFKAAQEIMKKGVEKVVISRGDKGLIYFTNRGEAGVQLPPKVKIADVTGAGDSLVSGIIFAHLKGLSTEDACKIGMSCSMLALQSLETVNPNLNNTRLQETFKQYFD, via the coding sequence ATGAATGATAAAGAACTATTGATTTTGCAGCTGATTAAAGAGGATCCTTTTATTGCCCAAAACGAGCTGGCTGACAAAACGGGGCTCTCAAGGTCCGCTGTTGCCGGCTATATCTCTTCACTGACCAAGCAGGGGAAAATTCTCGGCAGAGCCTATGTTCTGCCGCAAAAGAAAGAAGTGCTTTGTGTGGGAGGAGCCAATGTTGACAGGAAAATCCAGACAACCGGGCAGCTCCAATTCGGAACATCGAACCCTGCAGAAAGCTCCCAATCCTGCGGCGGAGTGGCCCGCAACATTGCTGAAAACCTTGGCAGGCTGGGCTGTGATGTGGGTTTGATGACCGTAGTGGGAGATGATCCGGAAGGCGAATGGCTTCTTGAATATACGAAAGCTTTTGCTGATATCACTCCTTCACAGTTGCTGGCAGGGTCCACCACTGGTACTTATACAGCAGTGCTTGACCTTGAAGGAGAAATGGCTGTAGCACTCGCTGATATGTCCATTTATGAAAGCGTTAACAGAGAGTTTGTCGAGAAAAAGTGGGGTTACCTGGCATCATCTGAAATGGTGATTCTCGATACAAACTTCCCGCCCAAGGTTCTGGAACAGATTATTAAAAGGTGTTATGAAGAGAACATTCCGCTTTGCATTACACCTGTTTCAGCACCAAAAATAAAAAATCTCCCGGAAGATCTGAAAGGTGTTACCTGGCTGATTGCCAACAAAAATGAAGCAGAAGCACTAACAGGGATAGAGATCAGCAATGAAGGAGACTTCTTTAAGGCGGCACAGGAGATTATGAAAAAAGGTGTTGAAAAAGTCGTCATCAGCCGGGGAGATAAAGGGCTGATCTATTTTACAAACAGGGGTGAAGCAGGTGTGCAGCTTCCTCCGAAGGTGAAAATTGCCGATGTGACAGGGGCAGGGGACTCGCTTGTATCGGGTATTATTTTTGCCCATTTAAAAGGCCTGAGCACTGAGGATGCCTGCAAAATCGGCATGTCCTGCTCGATGCTTGCTCTGCAGTCCCTTGAAACGGTTAATCCGAACCTAAACAATACACGCTTGCAGGAAACATTCAAACAATATTTCGACTAA